A genomic region of Raphanus sativus cultivar WK10039 chromosome 6, ASM80110v3, whole genome shotgun sequence contains the following coding sequences:
- the LOC108812607 gene encoding zinc finger CCCH domain-containing protein 33 isoform X1, whose product MDFNAGVPMSSLSPLMITQEAMWQMNLSSDETMETGSYPERPGEPDCSYYIRTGLCRFGSTCRFNHPRDRELVITSARMRGEYPERIGQPECEYYLKTGTCKFGVTCKFHHPRNKAGIAGRVSLNMLGYPLRSNEVDCAYFLRTGHCKFGATCKFNHPQPQPTTTNLMVPPTSGQQQSYPWSRASFIASPRWQDPSGFTPLLMPQGVVPVQGWNPYSGQLGSPSGTGNDHSSYRNMQQQNESGSSVQIGGIYALPRESVFPERPGQPECQFYMKTGDCKFGTVCKFHHPRDRQPPPPDCLLSPIGLPLRPGEPVCVFYSRYGICKFGPSCKFNHPMGVFAYDNTASETDEVVEPSGGHSRRVSVSETRQATITQDTTTDTHEQQ is encoded by the exons ATGGATTTTAATGCCGGAGTTCCTATGTCCTCTCTTTCACCTTTGATGATCACTCAAG AGGCAATGTGGCAAATGAATTTGAGTTCAGATGAAACAATGGAAACCGGTTCTTACCCTGAACGACCAGGAGAGCCTGATTGTTCTTATTACATCAGAACTGGTCTCTGTAGATTCGGCTCAACTTGTCGGTTCAATCACCCTCGTGATCGGGAACTG GTTATAACTTCTGCTAGGATGAGAGGAGAATACCCTGAAAGGATTGGTCAGCCTGAATGCGAG TACTATTTAAAGACAGGAACATGCAAATTTGGAGTAACATGCAAGTTTCATCACCCTAGGAACAAAGCTGGCATTGCTGGAAGAGTCTCACTCAATATGTTAGGCTATCCTCTACGTTCT AATGAGGTTGATTGTGCTTATTTTCTAAGGACCGGACACTGTAAATTTGGCGCCACTTGTAAATTCAACCATCCTCAGCCTCAACCAACAACAACCAACCTCATGGTTCCTCCTACTTCAGGCCAACAACAGTCTTACCCTTGGTCAAGAGCCTCTTTTATCGCCAGCCCTCGATGGCAAGATCCCTCTGGCTTCACCCCATTGCTTATGCCTCAGGGAGTTGTACCAGTTCAAGGATGGAACCCTTACAGC GGTCAGCTCGGCTCTCCTTCAGGTACTGGAAACGATCACAGCAGCTACAGAAACATGCAGCAGCAAAATGAGTCAGGCTCCTCTGTTCAGATTGGAGGGATCTATGCATTGCCGAGGGAGAGTGTTTTCCCGGAGAGACCAGGACAACCTGAATGCCAATTCTACATGAAGACAGGAGACTGCAAGTTTGGCACAGTTTGCAAGTTTCATCACCCTAGAGATAGACAACCTCCTCCTCCTGATTGTCTCTTAAGTCCCATTGGCCTCCCTTTACGCCCT GGAGAACCGGTGTGTGTGTTCTACAGTCGCTATGGAATATGCAAATTTGGCCCAAGCTGTAAATTTAATCACCCAATGGGAGTATTCGCATACGACAACACAGCTTCAGAGACAGATGAGGTTGTGGAACCGTCAGGTGGACATTCCAGAAGAGTCTCAGTGTCTGAAACAAGACAAGCAACAATAACTCAAGACACTACCACTGATACACATGAGCAGCAGTGA
- the LOC108812565 gene encoding uncharacterized protein LOC108812565 isoform X1: MEDNNSPKKDYYKILEVDYDATEEMLKLSYRKLALKWHPDKHKSDTVATSKFQEINEAYNVLMDPALRFEYDLTGIYEIHKYTLREYLARFKGLILTCNGLGISHSLSPWTQQLAEGNSTTDEQGFNLDTVSTEEETELK; the protein is encoded by the exons ATGGAAGATAACAATTCTCCCAAG AAGGATTACTATAAGATCCTAGAAGTTGATTATGATGCAACTgaggagatgctcaaactgagTTATCGGAAGCTTGCTTTG AAGTGGCATCCTGATAAGCACAAAAGTGACACTGTGGCTACTTCAAAGTTTCAGGAGATCAATGAAGCTTATAACG TGCTAATGGACCCTGCTTTACGTTTTGAGTATGATTTAACCGGAATATACGAGATTCACAAGTATACTTTGCGG GAGTATCTGGCTAGATTTAAGGGACTGATACTCACTTGCAATGGACTTGGCATTAGTCACTCCTTATCACCATG GACACAACAGCTGGCGGAAGGGAATAGCACGACAGATGAGCAAGGTTTCAATCTG GATACTGTATCAACTGAAGAAGAGACAGAGCTCAAGTAA
- the LOC108812609 gene encoding tyrosine-protein phosphatase DSP3, with translation MCLIMEAAADDNVVDGGGVLAAPSNFSMVEDGIYRSGFPKPENFGFLSTLNLRSIIYLCPEPYPEENLMFLDANNIKLFQFGIEGKTDPPTPMPKDTVLDALRVLVDVRNHPILIHCKAGKHRTGCLVGCLRKVQSWCLSSVLEEYQKNAGVKWRQRDLNFIEAFDTASLRQCLLSIMYRYHGYGFKRKRLVHEEENVQTPKPQATKV, from the exons ATGTGTTTGATAATGGAAGCGGCGGCGGATGATAACGTCGTCGACGGTGGTGGTGTTTTAGCTGCGCCGTCTAATTTCTCGATGGTCGAAGACGGGATTTACCGGTCCGGGTTTCCTAAACCGGAGAATTTCGGTTTCCTCTCAACCCTCAATCTTCGTTCCATCAT CTATCTTTGTCCTGAACCATACCCGGAGGAGAATCTCATGTTCCTCGACGCTAACAACATTAAGCTTTTCCAGTTCGGAATCGAAGGCAAAACG GATCCTCCAACTCCTATGCCAAAAGATACAGTTTTGGATGCTCTCAGAGTCTTAGTTG ATGTAAGAAACCATCCCATTCTCATTCATTGCAAAGCTGGAAAg CATAGGACAGGCTGTTTGGTGGGATGCTTAAGAAAAGTCCAGAGCTGGTGTTTATCATCGGTTCTCGAGGAATACCAGAAGAACGCTGGCGTGAAGTGGAGGCAAAGGGATTTGAATTTCATCGAGGCGTTTGATACCGCGAGCTTGAGGCAGTGTCTCTTGAGCATTATGTATCGTTACCACGGTTACGGCTTCAAGAGGAAAAGGCTGGTGCACGAAGAAGAAAACGTACAGACGCCGAAACCGCAGGCTACTAAAGTTTGA
- the LOC108812565 gene encoding uncharacterized protein LOC108812565 isoform X3 — MEDNNSPKKDYYKILEVDYDATEEMLKLSYRKLALKWHPDKHKSDTVATSKFQEINEAYNVLMDPALRFEYDLTGIYEIHKYTLREYLARFKGLILTCNGLGISHSLSPWTQQLAEGNSTTDEQGYCIN, encoded by the exons ATGGAAGATAACAATTCTCCCAAG AAGGATTACTATAAGATCCTAGAAGTTGATTATGATGCAACTgaggagatgctcaaactgagTTATCGGAAGCTTGCTTTG AAGTGGCATCCTGATAAGCACAAAAGTGACACTGTGGCTACTTCAAAGTTTCAGGAGATCAATGAAGCTTATAACG TGCTAATGGACCCTGCTTTACGTTTTGAGTATGATTTAACCGGAATATACGAGATTCACAAGTATACTTTGCGG GAGTATCTGGCTAGATTTAAGGGACTGATACTCACTTGCAATGGACTTGGCATTAGTCACTCCTTATCACCATG GACACAACAGCTGGCGGAAGGGAATAGCACGACAGATGAGCAAG GATACTGTATCAACTGA
- the LOC108811342 gene encoding isopentenyl-diphosphate Delta-isomerase II, chloroplastic-like, protein MIASLFNLPLTRFRSLSCRLPLSPRNFRAFSGTDAGMDAVQRRLMFEDECILVDETDRVVGHDSKYNCHLMENIEAKNLLHRAFSVYLFNSNYELLLQQRSKAKVTFPLVWTNTCCSHPLHRDSELIEENALGVRNAAQRKLLDELGVVAEDVPVDEFTPLGRMLYKAPSDGKWGEHELVYLLAVVRDVKVEPNPDEVADVKYLSREGVKELVKKADAGAEGVKLSPWFRLVVKNFLMKWWNHVEKGTLDEAVDMKTIHKL, encoded by the exons ATGATTGCTTCTTTGTTTAATCTCCCGTTGACTCGCTTCAGATCTCTTTCTTGCCGTCTTCCTCTGTCACCTAGAAACTTTCGAGCTTTCTCCGGTACAGATGCTGGAATGGATGCTGTTCAGAGACGCCTCATGTTTGAGGACGA ATGCATTCTTGTTGACGAGACTGATCGTGTTGTGGGACATGACAGCAAATATAATT GTCATCTGATGGAGAATATCGAAGCTAAAAATTTGCTTCACAGGGCTTTTAGTGTGTATTTATTCAACTCGAACTATGAGCTGCTTCTCCAG CAAAGATCGAAAGCAAAGGTGACTTTCCCCCTCGTGTGGACAAACACTTGTTGCAGCCATCCACTTCACCGTGACTCAGAGCTTATCGAAGAAAATGCACTTG GTGTGAGGAATGCTGCACAGAGAAAGCTTCTTGACGAGCTTGGTGTTGTAGCTGAAGATGTACCGGTCGATGAGTTCACTCCTTTGGGGCGTATGCTTTACAAGGCTCCTTCTGATGGCAAATGGGGAGAGCACGAAT tggTCTACTTGCTCGCTGTTGTGCGGGATGTGAAGGTCGAACCAAACCCGGACGAAGTAGCGGATGTAAAGTATTTGAGCAGGGAAGGGGTGAAGGAGCTAGTGAAGAAAGCAGATGCAGGGGCGGAAGGTGTGAAGTTGTCACCATGGTTCAGATTGGTGGTGAAGAATTTCTTGATGAAGTGGTGGAATCATGTTGAGAAAGGAACTCTGGATGAAGCTGTAGACATGAAAACCATCCACAAACTCTGA
- the LOC108812564 gene encoding uncharacterized protein LOC108812564: protein MVVGESGEEEPTTTSSAMSESERADSEAVEVDVKICDTCGDVGREDLLAICSRCSDGAEHTYCMRVMLQKVPAGDWLCEECKFAELAEKQKRDKETKRKQEIEANFSTQSFSKRPLNKPEAAPDSKRQAVEAPTGSPKRPVLPRLTAFSRETVKGVEKTTRKLAHHSSLNSHSSDDTDSTPSTDSQLQSSKGSLFKSNSFNSSSSRPKVRPVDDVMPKEGLSRKLGRSMSTRCIEVGSSGCNDSKVKGSKQLNDRSTEAYPSASGVDQKLNPRGNSSSSYANSARDLKSLQSDVKEGSLAKKARHLSRNRLEDIVASVGDVGSRQRSDTSAVSKDLPSQKGLAAEPAETSCASGSNLSTTRNTKEDINKGNRLRAAVDAALRKKPSFGKNRGLEQSDLPSVSNVDSSCDRTLQNLPSKVPIMRDWPVGLQGGQSNLQTDKQAIAVNKKQSTLAGADAMAAPQSAEPAVHLHSVKPVIRDLPVGLQRGHPNLQTDKQAFAVNRKQSTLAGADLMAPPQSVEPSVHLPSVKPVMRDFPVGLQGGHPNLPTDKQTIAVNRKQFPLASANAMAASQSVEPAVHLPSVEPVMSDLPVLDPSVLSTTSAIPEHEYIWQGNMEVQKSRNISAMHCGMQAYLSTLASPKVAEVVNQFPVKVTLNEVPRLRTWPSQFRDIGAKEGHVALFFFAKDIESYEKYYKPLVDNMIQKDLALKGSLEGVELLIFASNQLPQNCQRWNMFFFLWGVFRGKKEKCSDPLKSKPLSASNVLPNMGRVLSTREGFYHENPSNREFSIDRPSSRMQSCLKENDKEGEAGGGVSGAVEETEEGEIGFSPQLKDEKISGPRRVNSSDVNQNVNMDDLTGVGLCEGPANKKLKTGTGVETKCNIFRRDTPGPHPREEETMIKKTPDAAERIVFPLDLNDGKEDDDEMVDDNPRALGNDSSKQRSLGMVPNLELALGEDETTTTTGSVLPFMARPSATEKHRSSSSQKAEEDSAASLSLSLSFSPLEKEQQQQQRQQQNQRQVSGWEHKKQNVNTPMFLFRNFPDKSS from the exons ATGGTTGTTGGGGAGTCGGGAGAGGAGGAACCAACAACAACATCATCAGCTATGTCTGAGAGTGAGCGTGCTGATTCTGAAGCGGTTGAAGTTGAT GTGAAAATTTGTGACACTTGTGGAGATGTGGGCCGTGAGGATTTACTTGCTATCTGCAGCAGATGCAGTGATGGTGCAGAACACAC GTATTGCATGCGGGTGATGCTTCAAAAAGTTCCAGCGGGTGATTGGCTTTGTGAAGAATGCAAGTTTGCTGAGCTTGCAGAAAAGCAGAAGCGAGATAAAG AAACTAAGAGAAAGCAAGAAATTGAGGCGAATTTTAGTACACAGAGCTTCAGCAAAAGGCCCTTAAATAAACCTGAGGCAGCTCCAGATTCTAAAAGACAAGCAGTTGAGGCTCCAACTGGGTCACCCAAAAGACCTGTCCTCCCTAGATTGACCGCTTTCTCCCGGGAAACAGTTAAGGGCGTAGAGAAGACGACGAGAAAGCTAGCTCACCACTCGTCTTTGAATAGCCACTCCAGTGATGACACAGATAGCACGCCATCCACTGACTCACAGCTCCAATCTTCTAAAG GCTCTCTTTTTAAGTCCAACTCGTTTAATTCTTCGAGCTCTAGACCAAAAGTGAGACCAGTGGATGATGTTATGCCTAAGGAGGGGCTTTCTAGAAAATTAGGTAGGTCGATGTCAACCAGATGTATAGAAGTAGGGAGCTCTGGTTGCAATGACTCAAAAGTAAAAGGTTCAAAGCAACTGAACGATCGGAGTACAGAAGCTTACCCTTCCGCATCAGGAGTCGACCAGAAGCTAAACCCACGTGGCAACTCGTCCAGTTCCTATGCAAATAGTGCACGTGATTTGAAGAGTTTGCAGTCTGATGTTAAAGAAGGTAGCTTGGCAAAGAAAGCCAGACATCTAAGTCGAAACCGCCTGGAAGATATAGTTGCTTCTG TTGGGGATGTTGGTAGTCGCCAAAGGTCTGACACTTCTGCTGTTTCGAAAGACCTACCATCTCAAAAAGGTCTGGCGGCAGAACCTGCTGAGACTTCATGTGCCTCTGGAAGCAATCTCTCTACCACGCGAAACACTAAGGAGGATATTAATAAGGGCAATAGGTTGCGAGCAGCGGTTGATGCTGCTCTCCGGAAAAAACCTAGCTTTGGGAAGAACCGTGGATTGGAGCAGTCTGATTTGCCGTCAGTGTCTAATGTGGATTCTAGTTGTGATAGGACTCTTCAAAATCTTCCCTCGAAGGTGCCTATCATGAGAGATTGGCCTGTGGGATTACAAGGAGGGCAATCAAATTTACAGACAGACAAGCAGGCGATTGCAGTAAATAAAAAACAGTCTACACTCGCTGGTGCTGATGCAATGGCTGCTCCTCAATCTGCAGAGCCTGCAGTTCATTTACATTCTGTAAAGCCGGTCATCAGAGATTTGCCTGTGGGATTGCAAAGAGGGCATCCAAATTTACAGACAGACAAACAGGCCTTTGCAGTAAATAGAAAACAGTCTACACTCGCTGGTGCTGATTTAATGGCTCCTCCTCAATCTGTAGAGCCTTCAGTTCATTTACCTTCTGTAAAGCCGGTCATGAGAGATTTTCCTGTGGGATTGCAAGGAGGGCATCCAAATTTACCGACGGACAAGCAGACGATTGCAGTAAATAGAAAGCAGTTTCCACTCGCTAGTGCTAATGCAATGGCTGCTTCTCAATCTGTAGAGCCTGCAGTTCATTTACCTTCTGTGGAACCGGTCATGAGTGATTTGCCTGTGCTTGACCCATCTGTTCTGTCGACAACCTCAGCCATCCCAGAGCATGAATACATTTGGCA AGGGAACATGGAGGTGCAGAAAAGCAGAAATATATCGGCAATGCATTGTGGAATGCAAGCATATCTATCAACATTAGCATCACCTAAGGTTGCTGAAGTGGTGAATCAATTTCCAGTAAAAGTGACCTTGAATGAAGTACCCAGGCTACGTACATGGCCTTCGCAGTTTCGAGATATAGGTGCTAAGGAAGGCCATGTGGCTCTTTTCTTCTTTGCCAAGGACATCGAGAG TTATGAGAAATATTACAAGCCCCTGGTAGATAACATGATCCAGAAAGATTTAGCTCTAAAGGGAAGCCTCGAGGGTGTTGAGCTTTTGATTTTTGCGTCGAATCAGCTTCCTCAGAACTGTCAGC GTTGGAACATGTTCTTTTTCCTTTGGGGTGTATTTCGAGGAAAAAAGGAGAAATGTTCTGATCCACTCAAGAGCAAACCTCTTTCGGCGTCTAATGTTTTGCCAAATATGGGGAGAGTGTTGTCTACACGTGAAGGCTTTTACCATGAAAATCCAAGCAACAGAGAGTTCTCAATTGACCGCCCATCGAGCAGAATGCAATCGTGTTTGAAG GAGAATGATAAAGAGGGTGAAGCGGGCGGTGGAGTTAGTGGAGCGGTGGAAGAAACTGAGGAAGGAGAGATCGGTTTTAGCCCACAGTTGAAGGATGAGAAGATTTCAG GGCCTAGGAGAGTAAATTCATCTGACGTGAATCAGAACGTGAACATGGATGATCTGACTGGTGTAGGGTTGTGTGAAGGACCAGCGAATAAAAAGCTGAAGACAGGCACAGGAGTAGAAACCAAATGTAACATATTCAGGAGGGATACACCTGGTCCCCATCCCCGTGAGGAGGAAACTATGATCAAGAAGACTCCAGATGCAGCTGAAAGGATCGTGTTCCCTTTGGATTTGAATGATGGAAAGGAAGACGATGATGAAATGGTAGACGATAATCCCAGAGCACTGGGCAATGACAGCAGCAAACAAAGGTCACTCGGTATGGTCCCAAATCTTGAGTTGGCTCTAGGAGAAGATGAAACTACTACAACCACAGGATCCGTCTTGCCCTTCATGGCTAGACCAAGCGCCACTGAGAAACATAGAAGTAGCAGTAGCCAGAAGGCAGAAGAAGACAGTGCAGCTTCTCTCTCACTATCCTTATCCTTCTCTCCCCTGGAGaaggaacaacaacaacaacaaagacaaCAGCAGAATCAGAGACAAGTGTCTGGATGGGAACACAAGAAGCAGAATGTGAATACTCCTATGTTTCTCTTCAGAAACTTCCCTGACAAATCATCATAG
- the LOC108812565 gene encoding uncharacterized protein LOC108812565 isoform X2: MEDNNSPKDYYKILEVDYDATEEMLKLSYRKLALKWHPDKHKSDTVATSKFQEINEAYNVLMDPALRFEYDLTGIYEIHKYTLREYLARFKGLILTCNGLGISHSLSPWTQQLAEGNSTTDEQGFNLDTVSTEEETELK, translated from the exons ATGGAAGATAACAATTCTCCCAAG GATTACTATAAGATCCTAGAAGTTGATTATGATGCAACTgaggagatgctcaaactgagTTATCGGAAGCTTGCTTTG AAGTGGCATCCTGATAAGCACAAAAGTGACACTGTGGCTACTTCAAAGTTTCAGGAGATCAATGAAGCTTATAACG TGCTAATGGACCCTGCTTTACGTTTTGAGTATGATTTAACCGGAATATACGAGATTCACAAGTATACTTTGCGG GAGTATCTGGCTAGATTTAAGGGACTGATACTCACTTGCAATGGACTTGGCATTAGTCACTCCTTATCACCATG GACACAACAGCTGGCGGAAGGGAATAGCACGACAGATGAGCAAGGTTTCAATCTG GATACTGTATCAACTGAAGAAGAGACAGAGCTCAAGTAA
- the LOC108812607 gene encoding zinc finger CCCH domain-containing protein 33 isoform X2 gives MDFNAGVPMSSLSPLMITQEAMWQMNLSSDETMETGSYPERPGEPDCSYYIRTGLCRFGSTCRFNHPRDRELVITSARMRGEYPERIGQPECEYYLKTGTCKFGVTCKFHHPRNKAGIAGRVSLNMLGYPLRSNEVDCAYFLRTGHCKFGATCKFNHPQPQPTTTNLMVPPTSGQQQSYPWSRASFIASPRWQDPSGFTPLLMPQGVVPVQGWNPYSLGSPSGTGNDHSSYRNMQQQNESGSSVQIGGIYALPRESVFPERPGQPECQFYMKTGDCKFGTVCKFHHPRDRQPPPPDCLLSPIGLPLRPGEPVCVFYSRYGICKFGPSCKFNHPMGVFAYDNTASETDEVVEPSGGHSRRVSVSETRQATITQDTTTDTHEQQ, from the exons ATGGATTTTAATGCCGGAGTTCCTATGTCCTCTCTTTCACCTTTGATGATCACTCAAG AGGCAATGTGGCAAATGAATTTGAGTTCAGATGAAACAATGGAAACCGGTTCTTACCCTGAACGACCAGGAGAGCCTGATTGTTCTTATTACATCAGAACTGGTCTCTGTAGATTCGGCTCAACTTGTCGGTTCAATCACCCTCGTGATCGGGAACTG GTTATAACTTCTGCTAGGATGAGAGGAGAATACCCTGAAAGGATTGGTCAGCCTGAATGCGAG TACTATTTAAAGACAGGAACATGCAAATTTGGAGTAACATGCAAGTTTCATCACCCTAGGAACAAAGCTGGCATTGCTGGAAGAGTCTCACTCAATATGTTAGGCTATCCTCTACGTTCT AATGAGGTTGATTGTGCTTATTTTCTAAGGACCGGACACTGTAAATTTGGCGCCACTTGTAAATTCAACCATCCTCAGCCTCAACCAACAACAACCAACCTCATGGTTCCTCCTACTTCAGGCCAACAACAGTCTTACCCTTGGTCAAGAGCCTCTTTTATCGCCAGCCCTCGATGGCAAGATCCCTCTGGCTTCACCCCATTGCTTATGCCTCAGGGAGTTGTACCAGTTCAAGGATGGAACCCTTACAGC CTCGGCTCTCCTTCAGGTACTGGAAACGATCACAGCAGCTACAGAAACATGCAGCAGCAAAATGAGTCAGGCTCCTCTGTTCAGATTGGAGGGATCTATGCATTGCCGAGGGAGAGTGTTTTCCCGGAGAGACCAGGACAACCTGAATGCCAATTCTACATGAAGACAGGAGACTGCAAGTTTGGCACAGTTTGCAAGTTTCATCACCCTAGAGATAGACAACCTCCTCCTCCTGATTGTCTCTTAAGTCCCATTGGCCTCCCTTTACGCCCT GGAGAACCGGTGTGTGTGTTCTACAGTCGCTATGGAATATGCAAATTTGGCCCAAGCTGTAAATTTAATCACCCAATGGGAGTATTCGCATACGACAACACAGCTTCAGAGACAGATGAGGTTGTGGAACCGTCAGGTGGACATTCCAGAAGAGTCTCAGTGTCTGAAACAAGACAAGCAACAATAACTCAAGACACTACCACTGATACACATGAGCAGCAGTGA
- the LOC108809494 gene encoding gibberellin-regulated protein 5 — protein sequence MANSIKYAFLFLILISLLSVSNLVQASGGGGRLHPQDCRPKCNYRCSATSHKKPCMFFCLKCCSKCLCVPSGTYGNKQNCPCYNNWKTKEGRSKCP from the exons ATGGCCAATTCTATCAAATATGCATTCCTCTTCTTAATTCTTATCTCTTTACTGTCAGTCTCTAACCTCGTTCAG GCTTCTGGTGGTGGTGGCAGACTTCATCCTCAAG ATTGCAGACCGAAGTGTAACTACCGTTGCTCAGCAACATCACACAAGAAGCCATGCATGTTCTTTTGCCTTAAATGTTGTAGCAAATGTCTTTGTGTTCCTTCGGGCACTTATGGCAACAAGCAAAACTGTCCTTGTTACAACAATTGGAAGACCAAAGAAGGCCGTTCAAAATGCCCTTGA
- the LOC108812606 gene encoding probable inactive receptor kinase At3g02880: protein MSRSISISFFSSIFFLYLASVTSDLDSDRRALLILRTSVRGRTLLWNTTASSPCDWHGVHCDAGRVTALRLPGTGLLGSLPPGGIGNLTQLQTLSLRFNSLSGPIPSDFSGLVLLRYLYLQGNAFSGEVPSYLFALPNLIRINLGENRLSGRIPGNVNSAARLVTLYLERNQLSGSIPQITIALQQFNVSSNRLNGSIPDSLSGFPVTAFQGNTLCGKPLSPCQGVSPTSPPSPPSPSGKKDSDKLSTGAIVGIVIGCVVGLLLLLLLLFCLCRKRKTEENNAPPPRNVEAPVVVAAAVPKETAANVPSPAAGSSGAVSKELIFFVKSFGEFDMDGLLKASAEVLGKGTVGSSYKASFDHGLVVAVKRLRDVVVPEKDFRERLEVLGSMSHPNLVTLIAYYFSRDEKLLVFEYMSRGSLSALLHGNKGNGRTPLNWETRAGIALGAARAISYLHSRDSTTSHGNIKSSNILLSNSYEAKVSDYGLAPIISSTSAPNRIDGYRAPEVTDARKISQKADVYSFGVLILELLTGKSPTHQQLNEEGVDLPRWVQSITEQQSPSVVFDPELTRYESEGNENIIRLLKIGMSCTAQYPDSRPTMADVTRLIEEVSHSSSGSPNPVSD, encoded by the exons ATGAGCCGATCcatctccatctccttcttctcctccatcttcttcctctacCTCGCCTCCGTCACTTCCGATCTCGACTCCGACCGTCGAGCTTTACTCATTCTCCGCACCAGCGTCCGCGGCCGTACTCTCCTATGGAACACAACCGCCTCCTCTCCCTGCGACTGGCACGGAGTCCACTGCGACGCGGGTCGGGTCACCGCCCTCCGGTTACCCGGAACTGGTCTGCTCGGCTCTTTACCTCCCGGAGGAATCGGGAACTTGACTCAGCTCCAGACGCTCTCCCTCCGGTTCAACTCCCTCTCCGGTCCGATCCCTTCGGACTTCTCCGGCCTCGTCCTCCTCCGTTACCTTTACCTCCAAGGCAACGCCTTCTCCGGGGAGGTGCCTTCTTATCTCTTCGCGCTTCCGAATCTGATCAGGATCAATCTCGGGGAGAATCGTCTCTCCGGTCGGATCCCGGGGAATGTGAACTCCGCGGCTCGGTTGGTTACGCTCTACTTGGAGAGGAACCAGCTCTCGGGTTCGATCCCTCAGATCACCATCGCGCTTCAGcagtttaatgtttcttctaatCGGTTAAACGGTTCGATTCCTGATTCGTTGTCGGGCTTTCCCGTAACCGCTTTCCAAGGGAACACTCTCTGTGGAAAGCCGTTGAGCCCTTGCCAAGGCGTAAGCCCTACCTCTCCTCCTTCTCCGCCGTCTCCGTCGGGGAAGAAAGATAGCGATAAGCTATCAACCGGAGCTATCGTCGGAATCGTGATCGGATGTGTTGTCGGATTATTGTTACTTCTCTTGCTTCTGTTCTGTCTCTGTAGAAAGAGAAAGACGGAAGAGAATAATGCCCCGCCGCCGAGAAACGTCGAAGCTCCCGTCGTCGTCGCCGCCGCTGTACCTAAGGAAACGGCGGCAAACGTTCCCTCTCCGGCGGCGGGGAGCAGCGGCGCGGTGAGTAAAGAGTTGATCTTTTTCGTGAAGTCTTTCGGGGAATTCGATATGGATGGGTTGCTAAAGGCTTCGGCTGAGGTTCTTGGGAAAGGAACCGTTGGGTCTTCGTACAAGGCGAGCTTTGATCATGGACTAGTGGTGGCTGTGAAACGGTTGAGAGACGTTGTTGTTCCTGAGAAAGACTTTAGAGAGAGGTTGGAGGTCTTGGGATCGATGAGTCATCCCAATCTAGTGACTCTGATTGCTTACTATTTTAGTCGCGACgagaagcttcttgtctttgaGTACATGTCTAGAGGAAGCTTGTCTGCTCTCTTGCACG GGAACAAAGGAAACGGGAGGACTCCGTTGAACTGGGAGACCAGAGCCGGTATAGCATTAGGAGCTGCGAGAGCGATTAGTTACTTGCATTCGCGCGATTCGACGACTTCTCATGGAAACATTAAGTCGTCGAACATACTATTGTCTAATTCCTATGAAGCTAAGGTCTCTGATTACGGTCTAGCGCCTATTATCAGCTCCACATCTGCGCCTAACCGTATAGATGGCTACCGTGCGCCTGAAGTCACCGATGCGCGCAAAATCTCCCAGAAAGCTGATGTTTACAGCTTTGGTGTTTTAATACTCGAGCTACTAACAG GGAAGTCTCCAACACATCAGCAACTGAACGAAGAAGGTGTAGATTTGCCAAGATGGGTCCAGTCCATTACCGAACAACAATCACCTTCTGTTGTGTTTGATCCAGAGCTCACAAGGTACGAATCCGAGGGCAATGAGAACATTATCCGGCTCTTAAAGATCGGTATGAGCTGTACGGCTCAGTATCCTGATAGTCGTCCTACCATGGCCGATGTAACCAGACTCATCGAGGAGGTCTCGCATTCATCATCAGGCTCTCCAAACCCGGTTTCTGACTGA